In one window of Streptomyces griseus subsp. griseus DNA:
- a CDS encoding GH1 family beta-glucosidase, with protein MNLATTPQRILRPTAVRGLPAGFRWGVATSAYQIEGAAAEDGRTPSIWDTFCRVPGAVEGGENGDVACDHYHRMPEDVELIAGLGVDTYRFSLAWPRIQPGGRGPANAKGLDFYKRLVDELQGRGVTPWITLYHWDLPQELEDAGGWPARDTALRFAEYASLAYEALGDRVEHWTTLNEPWCSAVLGYAEGVHAPGRRDFGASLHAVHHLLLGHGLAARAMRDAAGSNPLELGITLNLGTATPETPSEADREACRRADGMGTRLYLDPLVHGRYPRDIVADLAARNVELPIREGDLAAISTPLDILGVNFYRGMQFSGATEDGSVTDAEGLPVVRVVERELPRTAMDWEITPTELTDLLVRLENDYGLPTVITENGAAFDDTVTADGSVPDADRTAYLADHIDAVVAARAQGADVRGYFAWSLMDNFEWAYGYGKRFGIVRVDYTTQARTLKDSAKWYRDTIRLTRDEQR; from the coding sequence ATGAACCTCGCCACCACCCCGCAGCGAATCCTCCGACCCACCGCGGTACGCGGGCTCCCGGCCGGCTTCCGCTGGGGCGTCGCCACCTCCGCGTACCAGATCGAGGGAGCCGCCGCCGAGGACGGCCGCACCCCGTCCATCTGGGACACCTTCTGCCGGGTGCCCGGCGCCGTCGAGGGCGGTGAGAACGGGGACGTGGCCTGCGACCACTACCACCGGATGCCCGAGGACGTGGAGCTGATCGCGGGCCTGGGCGTCGACACGTACCGCTTCTCGCTGGCCTGGCCCCGCATCCAGCCGGGCGGCCGGGGGCCGGCCAACGCCAAGGGGCTGGACTTCTACAAGCGGCTGGTGGACGAGCTCCAGGGGCGGGGCGTCACCCCGTGGATCACCCTCTACCACTGGGACCTGCCGCAGGAGCTGGAGGACGCGGGCGGCTGGCCCGCGCGGGACACGGCCCTGCGGTTCGCGGAGTACGCCTCGCTCGCCTACGAGGCGCTCGGCGACCGGGTGGAGCACTGGACCACGCTGAACGAGCCCTGGTGCTCGGCGGTGCTCGGTTACGCGGAGGGCGTCCACGCCCCCGGCCGCAGGGACTTCGGCGCCTCCCTGCACGCCGTCCACCACCTGCTCCTGGGCCACGGCCTGGCCGCGCGGGCGATGCGGGACGCGGCGGGGAGCAACCCGCTGGAGCTCGGCATCACCCTCAACCTGGGCACCGCCACCCCCGAGACGCCGAGCGAGGCCGACCGGGAGGCCTGCCGCCGCGCCGACGGCATGGGCACCCGCCTCTACCTGGACCCGCTCGTCCATGGCCGCTACCCGCGGGACATCGTCGCTGACCTGGCCGCCCGCAACGTCGAACTTCCGATACGGGAGGGTGACTTGGCGGCCATCTCCACGCCGCTGGACATCCTCGGCGTCAACTTCTACCGGGGCATGCAGTTCTCCGGCGCCACCGAGGACGGATCGGTGACCGACGCCGAAGGGCTGCCCGTGGTCCGGGTGGTGGAGCGGGAGCTGCCGCGTACGGCCATGGACTGGGAGATCACCCCGACCGAACTCACCGATCTGCTGGTGCGGTTGGAGAACGACTACGGGCTCCCGACCGTCATCACCGAGAACGGCGCCGCCTTCGATGACACCGTCACCGCCGACGGCTCGGTCCCCGACGCCGACCGGACCGCCTACCTCGCCGACCACATCGACGCCGTCGTCGCCGCCCGCGCCCAAGGGGCTGACGTGCGGGGCTACTTCGCGTGGTCGCTGATGGACAACTTCGAGTGGGCCTACGGCTACGGCAAGCGGTTCGGCATCGTCCGCGTCGACTACACCACCCAGGCCCGCACCCTCAAGGACAGCGCCAAGTGGTACCGCGACACGATCCGGCTCACCCGGGACGAGCAGCGGTAA
- a CDS encoding ABC transporter ATP-binding protein produces the protein MTTDQSETARTGTDVVLEARGVTKHFPLRRTARDLFARERRSVHAVDDVSLRLRRGTVTALVGESGSGKSTVARLLAQLYPLTSGEIRLGGKPVVAGRGRSFRRYVRRVQLIFQDPFASLNPVHTVRYHLTRALKIHGRAGSGDKELEQALTDLLNRVQLTPPHQYLDKFPHELSGGQRQRVAIARALGADPQVLLADEPVSMLDVSIRLGVLNLLRDLKERLHLAILYITHDIASARYFADTTLVMYAGRIVEGGDSERVTQRPAHPYTQLLIASAPDPDRVVAEEEQEETGTGEPPSLIAPPAGCRFHPRCPKAMERCRTELPPRFDLVDGQWAACWLYDGTTTAAEKEASR, from the coding sequence ATGACCACCGATCAGTCCGAGACCGCGCGCACCGGCACCGATGTGGTGCTGGAAGCGCGCGGGGTGACCAAGCACTTTCCCCTGCGCCGCACCGCGCGCGACCTGTTCGCCCGCGAGCGCCGCAGCGTCCACGCCGTCGACGACGTCTCGCTCCGGCTCCGGCGCGGCACCGTCACGGCCCTGGTGGGGGAGTCCGGCTCGGGCAAGTCCACCGTCGCCCGCCTGCTCGCCCAGCTCTACCCGCTCACCTCGGGCGAGATACGGCTGGGCGGCAAGCCCGTCGTCGCCGGTCGCGGCCGGTCCTTCCGCCGTTACGTACGCCGGGTCCAGCTGATCTTCCAGGACCCGTTCGCCTCGCTGAACCCGGTGCACACCGTGCGCTACCACCTGACCCGCGCCCTGAAGATCCACGGCCGGGCGGGCAGCGGGGACAAGGAGCTGGAGCAGGCCCTCACCGATCTGCTGAACCGGGTCCAGCTCACCCCGCCCCACCAGTACCTGGACAAGTTCCCGCACGAGCTGTCCGGCGGGCAGCGCCAGCGCGTCGCCATCGCCCGCGCGCTCGGCGCCGACCCGCAGGTCCTCCTCGCCGACGAGCCGGTCTCCATGCTGGACGTGTCGATCCGGCTCGGCGTCCTCAACCTGCTCCGCGACCTCAAGGAGCGGCTGCACCTGGCGATCCTCTACATCACCCATGACATCGCCTCTGCCCGCTACTTCGCGGACACCACCCTCGTCATGTACGCGGGCCGGATCGTCGAGGGCGGCGACAGCGAGAGGGTCACCCAGCGCCCCGCCCACCCCTACACGCAGCTCCTCATCGCCTCCGCGCCCGACCCGGACCGGGTCGTCGCCGAGGAGGAGCAGGAGGAGACCGGCACCGGCGAGCCACCCTCCCTCATCGCCCCGCCGGCCGGCTGCCGCTTCCACCCCCGCTGCCCCAAGGCCATGGAGCGCTGCCGCACCGAACTCCCGCCGCGCTTCGACCTGGTGGACGGGCAGTGGGCGGCCTGCTGGCTGTACGACGGCACCACCACCGCCGCCGAGAAGGAGGCCTCCCGGTGA
- a CDS encoding ABC transporter ATP-binding protein, which produces MSAEPVLTISGLNVDYGTDERAVHALRDIDLTLHRGEVLGLAGESGSGKSTLAYAVTRLLQPPGVITGGDVHYHRPGGDRLDILSLSPEQLRAFRWQELSIVFQGAMNSLNPVHTVHSQLTDVLKAHRPDLRKAQRTDRAMELLSLVGISTDRLAAYPHQLSGGMRQRVMIAMALALEPEIVIMDEPTTALDVVMQRQILRRLVQLREQLNFSVVFITHDISLLIEFSDRIAIMYGGRIVEEAGAAEIYRDPRHPYSDGLLHSFPALHGPRRELTGIPGSPPHLSAMPAGCAFHPRCGKAFEPCGVQVPPLAAPALSPAEDRRTVACHLHA; this is translated from the coding sequence ATGAGCGCCGAGCCGGTCCTCACCATCAGCGGACTCAACGTCGACTACGGCACCGACGAGCGGGCCGTGCACGCCCTGCGGGACATCGACCTCACCCTCCACCGGGGCGAAGTCCTCGGCCTGGCAGGGGAGTCGGGGTCGGGCAAGTCGACCCTCGCGTATGCCGTGACCCGGCTGCTCCAGCCGCCCGGGGTGATCACCGGGGGAGACGTCCACTACCACCGGCCGGGCGGCGACCGCCTCGACATCCTCTCGCTCTCCCCGGAACAGCTCCGCGCCTTCCGCTGGCAGGAGCTGTCCATCGTGTTCCAGGGGGCGATGAACTCCCTCAACCCGGTGCACACGGTCCACAGCCAGCTCACCGACGTACTGAAGGCCCACCGCCCCGATCTGAGGAAGGCCCAGCGCACGGACCGGGCCATGGAGTTGCTCAGTCTGGTCGGGATCTCCACCGACCGGCTCGCCGCCTACCCGCACCAGCTCTCCGGCGGCATGCGGCAGCGTGTGATGATCGCGATGGCGCTCGCCCTGGAGCCCGAGATCGTCATCATGGACGAGCCGACGACCGCGCTGGACGTGGTGATGCAGCGCCAGATCCTGCGGCGGCTGGTCCAGTTGAGGGAACAGCTCAACTTCTCCGTCGTGTTCATCACCCACGACATCTCGCTCCTGATCGAATTCTCGGACCGGATCGCGATCATGTACGGGGGCCGCATCGTGGAGGAGGCGGGCGCGGCCGAGATCTACCGCGACCCCCGCCACCCCTACAGCGACGGCCTGCTCCACTCCTTCCCCGCGCTCCACGGCCCGCGCCGCGAGCTGACCGGCATCCCCGGCTCGCCCCCGCACCTGTCCGCGATGCCCGCCGGGTGCGCCTTCCACCCTCGCTGCGGCAAGGCGTTCGAGCCGTGCGGCGTACAGGTCCCGCCGCTGGCCGCCCCGGCCCTGTCACCCGCAGAAGACCGCCGCACGGTCGCCTGCCATCTGCACGCCTGA
- a CDS encoding ABC transporter permease — MKYLLQRLAFYAVTAWAAITINFLIPRLMPGDPVQALLSRYQGQLDTKAIDSLKALFGLDEQQSLWQQYTDYWAHLLDGDLGLSFTFFPTPVSEVIVQSLPWTLALVGVTTLLSFVLGTGIGVYSGWKRGSWLDGLLPVTTFISSIPYFWLGLIAIALFAEKWSLFPNSGGYDSALVPAFDWPFISSALYHAFLPGVTIVLSAVAGWILGMRNMMVTVSSEDYVMVAQAKGLSERRVMFGYAARNAVLPNISGFALSLGFIVGGTLLVEMVFTYPGIGFQLLQAVGAKDYPLMQGVFLIITLSVLAANLLADLVYAALDPRTRKEA, encoded by the coding sequence GTGAAGTACCTCCTCCAACGGCTCGCCTTCTACGCCGTCACCGCCTGGGCCGCCATCACCATCAACTTCCTCATCCCGCGCCTGATGCCCGGCGACCCGGTCCAGGCCCTGCTCAGCCGCTACCAGGGCCAGCTGGACACCAAGGCCATCGACTCCCTCAAGGCGCTCTTCGGCCTCGACGAGCAGCAGTCGCTCTGGCAGCAGTACACCGACTACTGGGCCCACCTCCTCGACGGAGACCTCGGCCTCTCCTTCACCTTCTTCCCGACCCCGGTCAGCGAGGTGATCGTCCAGTCCCTGCCCTGGACGCTCGCCCTGGTCGGCGTCACCACGCTCCTCAGCTTCGTCCTGGGCACCGGCATCGGCGTCTACAGCGGCTGGAAGCGCGGCTCCTGGCTGGACGGACTGCTGCCCGTCACCACCTTCATCTCCTCCATCCCCTACTTCTGGCTCGGCCTCATCGCCATCGCCCTGTTCGCCGAGAAGTGGTCCCTCTTCCCGAACTCCGGCGGTTACGACAGCGCCCTCGTCCCGGCCTTCGACTGGCCGTTCATCTCCAGCGCGCTCTACCACGCCTTCCTGCCCGGCGTGACGATCGTGCTGAGCGCGGTGGCCGGCTGGATCCTCGGCATGCGGAACATGATGGTCACCGTCTCCTCCGAGGACTACGTGATGGTGGCGCAGGCCAAGGGGCTCTCCGAGCGGCGTGTGATGTTCGGCTACGCGGCCCGCAACGCGGTCCTCCCCAACATCTCCGGCTTCGCCCTCTCCCTCGGCTTCATCGTCGGCGGCACGCTGCTGGTGGAGATGGTCTTCACCTATCCGGGCATCGGCTTCCAGCTGCTCCAGGCGGTCGGCGCCAAGGACTACCCGCTGATGCAGGGCGTCTTCCTGATCATCACGCTCTCCGTCCTGGCCGCCAACCTCCTGGCCGACCTCGTCTACGCCGCCCTCGACCCCCGCACCCGGAAGGAGGCGTAG
- a CDS encoding ABC transporter substrate-binding protein, which yields MSSRRRTTLRAVAAATVVIALAAGCSNANSGANKGGGASATGVLTLGKPDGPQTNNSNPFLSTSAGATLGYRFMIYEPLAMTNMIKPADKADPWLATDWDWQDNFTKVTFTLDERAKWADGKDLTAADVEYTFNLLKKHPALNGNGIPFDGIAVEDGKVVLTFKESQFVNQNKIIQTFIVPKHIWEKVDNPETWPNRTPVGSGPYKLKTFTPQTTTLIATPAYWNGKTKVKELRYTAYNDNSAATTALATGKVEWSFVFMPNHKQLFIDKDPKNHKLWFPSGLGIHGLWFNTARKPFDNPALRKAMAMVVDRKAIHIQAQATLYPEITNPTGIPLPAGDPFLAPEYQSANTKPDVAGAKKLLDEAGFKLSGGVLKDPSGKPVTLTFTDPAGWNDYITGLAIIKDNIKELGIEAKVKTQTAEAWGVDVANGNFDATLHWTNSGATPYDMYQNVMDGAILQPIGKSSQAGNFGRFKNDEATAALKEYANAKDEQTRTKAMHLLQKIFVEQAPMIPTAAAPIGAEYSTKNWIGWPTEANPYAPPQHTQPSALEIVLNLTPAK from the coding sequence ATGTCGTCACGCCGTCGCACCACGCTCAGAGCGGTCGCCGCAGCCACCGTCGTGATCGCCCTCGCCGCCGGATGCTCGAACGCCAACTCCGGTGCCAACAAAGGCGGCGGGGCCTCCGCCACCGGCGTACTGACCCTCGGCAAGCCGGACGGGCCGCAGACCAACAACAGCAACCCCTTCCTCAGCACCTCGGCGGGCGCCACTCTCGGCTACCGGTTCATGATCTACGAGCCGCTGGCCATGACGAACATGATCAAGCCCGCAGACAAGGCGGACCCGTGGCTGGCCACCGACTGGGACTGGCAGGACAACTTCACCAAGGTCACCTTCACGCTGGACGAGCGGGCGAAGTGGGCCGACGGCAAGGACCTCACGGCCGCCGACGTGGAGTACACGTTCAACCTCTTGAAGAAGCACCCGGCGCTCAACGGCAACGGGATCCCCTTCGACGGGATCGCGGTCGAGGACGGGAAGGTCGTCCTGACCTTCAAGGAGTCCCAGTTCGTCAACCAGAACAAGATCATCCAGACGTTCATCGTGCCCAAGCACATCTGGGAGAAGGTCGACAACCCGGAGACCTGGCCCAACCGGACGCCCGTCGGCTCCGGCCCGTACAAGCTGAAGACGTTCACCCCGCAGACCACCACCCTGATCGCCACGCCGGCCTACTGGAACGGCAAGACCAAGGTCAAGGAGCTGCGCTACACCGCGTACAACGACAACAGCGCCGCCACCACCGCGCTGGCCACCGGCAAGGTCGAGTGGTCCTTCGTCTTCATGCCCAACCACAAGCAGCTCTTCATCGACAAGGACCCCAAGAACCACAAGCTGTGGTTCCCCTCCGGCCTCGGCATCCACGGCCTCTGGTTCAACACCGCCCGCAAGCCCTTCGACAACCCGGCGCTCCGCAAGGCGATGGCGATGGTCGTCGACCGCAAGGCCATCCACATCCAGGCCCAGGCCACGCTCTACCCGGAGATCACCAACCCGACCGGCATCCCGCTCCCGGCCGGTGATCCCTTCCTCGCCCCCGAGTACCAGAGCGCCAACACCAAGCCCGATGTCGCCGGAGCGAAGAAGCTGCTCGACGAAGCCGGCTTCAAGCTGAGCGGCGGGGTGCTCAAGGACCCGTCCGGCAAGCCGGTGACGCTCACCTTCACCGACCCGGCCGGCTGGAACGACTACATCACCGGTCTCGCGATCATCAAGGACAACATCAAGGAACTCGGCATCGAGGCCAAGGTCAAGACCCAGACCGCCGAGGCCTGGGGCGTGGACGTGGCCAACGGCAACTTCGACGCCACCCTGCACTGGACCAACAGCGGTGCCACGCCCTACGACATGTACCAGAACGTCATGGACGGGGCGATCCTCCAGCCCATCGGCAAGAGCTCCCAGGCGGGCAACTTCGGCCGCTTCAAGAACGACGAGGCGACCGCCGCCCTCAAGGAGTACGCCAACGCCAAGGACGAGCAGACCCGCACCAAGGCGATGCACCTCCTGCAGAAGATCTTCGTGGAGCAGGCGCCCATGATCCCGACGGCCGCCGCCCCGATCGGCGCCGAGTACTCCACCAAGAACTGGATCGGCTGGCCCACCGAGGCCAACCCCTACGCCCCGCCGCAGCACACCCAGCCCAGCGCGCTGGAGATCGTGCTGAACCTCACGCCCGCCAAGTAA
- a CDS encoding ABC transporter permease, with product MSITATDVAVLDGAPAPEAPTRRARLRFLRGGKTRTGLLMLGFFVLLAVIGPWIAPYDPDAMSDQLLQPPSGAHWFGTTHTGQDVLSQILVGTRGVLIVGFVAAVIATVLSVLIGVSAGFLGGAVDEVLSALANIFLVLPGLPLIIIVASFVPDTGDLLIAFAIALTSWAWGSRILRAQTLSLRRRDYVEAARATGESTWRIILFEIMPNLTAVIASGFVGTVIFAVLTEITLAFIGVADISHWNWGTVLFWAQSNQALAQGAWWWFVPAGLCIALLGTALALINFGIDEFVNPRLRTATGSSRKVKMRVGFTPVARKPLSADHRQHSSKEPRP from the coding sequence GTGTCCATCACCGCCACCGATGTCGCCGTCCTGGACGGCGCGCCCGCACCCGAGGCGCCCACCCGCCGGGCCCGGCTCCGGTTCCTGCGTGGGGGCAAGACCCGTACCGGGCTGCTCATGCTCGGGTTCTTCGTCCTGCTGGCCGTCATCGGCCCGTGGATCGCCCCGTACGACCCCGACGCGATGAGCGACCAGCTCCTCCAACCGCCCTCCGGGGCACACTGGTTCGGGACCACCCACACCGGTCAGGACGTCCTCTCCCAGATCCTCGTGGGCACCCGGGGCGTCCTGATCGTCGGGTTCGTCGCGGCGGTCATCGCCACCGTGCTGTCCGTCCTCATCGGGGTCAGCGCCGGATTCCTCGGCGGGGCCGTCGACGAGGTCCTCTCCGCGCTCGCCAACATCTTCCTGGTGCTGCCCGGCCTCCCGCTGATCATCATCGTCGCGAGCTTCGTCCCGGACACCGGCGACCTGCTCATCGCCTTCGCCATTGCCCTGACCTCCTGGGCCTGGGGCTCGCGCATCCTGCGCGCCCAGACGCTGTCGCTGCGCCGCCGCGACTACGTGGAGGCGGCCCGCGCCACCGGCGAGTCCACCTGGCGGATCATCCTCTTCGAGATCATGCCGAACCTCACCGCCGTGATCGCCTCCGGCTTCGTCGGCACGGTCATCTTCGCCGTCCTCACCGAGATCACCCTCGCCTTCATCGGCGTCGCGGACATCTCGCACTGGAACTGGGGCACGGTCCTCTTCTGGGCCCAGTCCAACCAGGCCCTCGCCCAGGGTGCCTGGTGGTGGTTCGTCCCGGCCGGACTCTGCATCGCCCTGCTGGGCACCGCGCTCGCCCTCATCAACTTCGGCATCGACGAGTTCGTCAACCCGCGCCTGCGCACCGCCACCGGCTCCTCCCGGAAGGTGAAGATGCGCGTCGGCTTCACCCCCGTCGCCCGCAAGCCGCTGAGCGCCGACCACCGCCAGCACAGCAGCAAGGAGCCGCGCCCATGA
- a CDS encoding LacI family DNA-binding transcriptional regulator: protein MRVTIADVAREAGVSKTTVSRVINTKGEVDGATAARVREVIAHLGYVPSSGAVGLARGSSRTVGMLVPSLTWPWMGELLQGVVDTVEAADYGLLLFTCNRGAESVQRFTTQVTARAFDGLVVVEPENTLGHLTELHRDGLPIVLIDDRGHHPEFPSVVTTNHEGGASAARHLLAAGRSRPVVLTGPQHFGCVRDRLGGFRSVLPEARVVEGDFTELGGRLAMEELLARGVAFDSVFAHNDISAAGVLRALRVAGRRIPDDVAVVGFDDIAMAEHTEPPLTTVRQPTRRMGEAAARMLLSHLGGTSVPDGPAVLPTELVVRHSAP, encoded by the coding sequence ATGCGTGTCACCATCGCCGATGTCGCCCGTGAGGCCGGCGTCAGCAAGACGACCGTGTCGCGGGTCATCAACACCAAGGGCGAGGTGGACGGGGCGACCGCCGCCCGTGTTCGTGAAGTGATCGCACACCTCGGCTATGTGCCCAGCTCCGGAGCCGTGGGCCTGGCCCGCGGCTCCAGCCGTACCGTCGGCATGCTGGTCCCCTCGCTGACCTGGCCGTGGATGGGCGAACTGCTCCAGGGGGTCGTCGACACCGTCGAGGCCGCCGACTACGGGCTGCTGCTCTTCACCTGCAACCGGGGCGCCGAGTCCGTCCAGCGCTTCACCACCCAGGTGACCGCGCGCGCCTTCGACGGGCTCGTCGTCGTGGAGCCGGAGAACACCCTCGGCCACCTCACCGAACTGCACCGCGACGGCCTGCCGATCGTGCTCATCGACGACCGCGGCCACCACCCCGAATTCCCCTCCGTCGTGACCACCAACCACGAGGGAGGAGCGTCGGCGGCCCGCCACCTGCTCGCCGCCGGACGCTCCAGGCCCGTCGTCCTCACCGGACCCCAGCACTTCGGCTGCGTACGGGACCGGCTCGGCGGATTCCGCTCGGTCCTGCCCGAAGCCCGCGTCGTCGAGGGGGACTTCACCGAACTCGGCGGCCGCCTCGCCATGGAGGAACTCCTCGCCCGGGGCGTCGCGTTCGACTCCGTCTTCGCGCACAACGACATCAGCGCGGCCGGCGTGCTGCGGGCCCTGCGGGTCGCCGGACGCCGGATCCCGGACGATGTCGCGGTCGTCGGCTTCGACGACATCGCGATGGCCGAACACACCGAACCGCCCCTCACCACCGTGCGCCAGCCCACCCGCCGCATGGGTGAGGCGGCGGCCCGGATGCTGCTCTCCCACCTCGGCGGCACGTCCGTACCGGACGGCCCGGCCGTGCTGCCCACCGAACTGGTCGTGCGCCACTCGGCGCCGTGA